Proteins found in one Quercus robur chromosome 2, dhQueRobu3.1, whole genome shotgun sequence genomic segment:
- the LOC126712826 gene encoding chorismate mutase 2-like isoform X3 codes for MANGVTLESVRQSLIRQEDTIIFSLIERARFPSNSPTYNESYVSTPTFSGSLVHFVVKETEALQAKAGRYANPEEHPFFPDNLPPSVVPPYNFTEILHPPAASININKDIWDMYFKKLLQLFAAPGDDGNYASTAASDLVCLQALSRRIHYGKLVAEVKFRESPKEYEPAIRAKDRDALMKLLTYASVEEAVKKRVAKKAMVFGQEVTLNNDDNKGKYKVDPTVVSRLYGDWIMPLTKLVQVEYLLRRLD; via the exons ATGGCGAATGGTGTAACGCTTGAATCGGTTAGACAGTCTTTGATAAGACAAGAAGACACCATCATTTTCAGTCTCATAGAGAGGGCTCGTTTTCCCAGCAATTCTCCTACCTATAATGAATCTTACGTTTCCACTCCAACCTTTTCTGGTTCTTTGGTTCACTTTGTTGTTAAGGAAACAGAGGCCCTTCAAGCTAAG GCTGGAAGATATGCAAACCCTGAAGAGCATCCCTTCTTTCCAGATAATCTTCCGCCCTCGGTGGTGCCGCCTTACAACTTTACAGAG ATATTGCATCCTCCAGCTGCTTCGATTAACATAAACAAGGACATATGGGATATGTATTTTAAGAAACTTCTTCAGCTGTTTGCTGCACCGGGTGATGATGGCAATTATGCATCAACTGCAGCTAGCGACCTTGTGTGTTTACAG GCCCTCTCCAGAAGAATTCATTATGGAAAGTTAGTAGCCGAGGTAAAATTCAGGGAATCCCCTAAAGAATATGAGCCTGCAATTCGTGCTAAG GACAGAGATGCTCTGATGAAATTGTTGACATATGCGAGTGTAGAAGAGGCAGTAAAGAAGAGGGTTGCAAAGAAGGCCATGGTGTTTGGACAAGAAGTGACTCTGAATAATGATGACAACAAGGGAAAGTACAAGGTTGATCCAACAGTAGTTTCTCGCCTCTATGGGGATTGGATAATGCCTCTCACTAAACTTGTCCAAGTTGAGTACCTACTAAGACGCCTTGATT
- the LOC126712826 gene encoding chorismate mutase 2-like isoform X1, whose translation MELEVGLVSFTPGGGNKEVRGRRVGPPHSSRLARSHAKSAYNKNSQPPFHPSIHKALFLRFLTSPPTLPDSSATTSPHQTPKVRNSMANGVTLESVRQSLIRQEDTIIFSLIERARFPSNSPTYNESYVSTPTFSGSLVHFVVKETEALQAKAGRYANPEEHPFFPDNLPPSVVPPYNFTEILHPPAASININKDIWDMYFKKLLQLFAAPGDDGNYASTAASDLVCLQALSRRIHYGKLVAEVKFRESPKEYEPAIRAKDRDALMKLLTYASVEEAVKKRVAKKAMVFGQEVTLNNDDNKGKYKVDPTVVSRLYGDWIMPLTKLVQVEYLLRRLD comes from the exons ATGGAGCTCGAGGTTGGGCTTGTTTCATTTACACCCGGAGGTGGAAATAAAGAAGTGCGTGGCCGCCGCGTGGGTCCTCCTCACTCCTCACGCCTTGCCCGTTCACACGCAAAATCCGCATATAATAAGAACAGTCAACCACCATTCCATCCTTCCATCCACAAAGCTCTTTTCCTGCGTTTTCTTACATCACCTCCTACCCTCCCTGACTCCTCCGCCACCACAAGTCCCCACCAAACTCCAAAGGTAAG AAACAGCATGGCGAATGGTGTAACGCTTGAATCGGTTAGACAGTCTTTGATAAGACAAGAAGACACCATCATTTTCAGTCTCATAGAGAGGGCTCGTTTTCCCAGCAATTCTCCTACCTATAATGAATCTTACGTTTCCACTCCAACCTTTTCTGGTTCTTTGGTTCACTTTGTTGTTAAGGAAACAGAGGCCCTTCAAGCTAAG GCTGGAAGATATGCAAACCCTGAAGAGCATCCCTTCTTTCCAGATAATCTTCCGCCCTCGGTGGTGCCGCCTTACAACTTTACAGAG ATATTGCATCCTCCAGCTGCTTCGATTAACATAAACAAGGACATATGGGATATGTATTTTAAGAAACTTCTTCAGCTGTTTGCTGCACCGGGTGATGATGGCAATTATGCATCAACTGCAGCTAGCGACCTTGTGTGTTTACAG GCCCTCTCCAGAAGAATTCATTATGGAAAGTTAGTAGCCGAGGTAAAATTCAGGGAATCCCCTAAAGAATATGAGCCTGCAATTCGTGCTAAG GACAGAGATGCTCTGATGAAATTGTTGACATATGCGAGTGTAGAAGAGGCAGTAAAGAAGAGGGTTGCAAAGAAGGCCATGGTGTTTGGACAAGAAGTGACTCTGAATAATGATGACAACAAGGGAAAGTACAAGGTTGATCCAACAGTAGTTTCTCGCCTCTATGGGGATTGGATAATGCCTCTCACTAAACTTGTCCAAGTTGAGTACCTACTAAGACGCCTTGATT
- the LOC126712826 gene encoding chorismate mutase 2-like isoform X2, translated as MELEVGLVSFTPGGGNKEVRGRRVGPPHSSRLARSHAKSAYNKNSQPPFHPSIHKALFLRFLTSPPTLPDSSATTSPHQTPKVSMANGVTLESVRQSLIRQEDTIIFSLIERARFPSNSPTYNESYVSTPTFSGSLVHFVVKETEALQAKAGRYANPEEHPFFPDNLPPSVVPPYNFTEILHPPAASININKDIWDMYFKKLLQLFAAPGDDGNYASTAASDLVCLQALSRRIHYGKLVAEVKFRESPKEYEPAIRAKDRDALMKLLTYASVEEAVKKRVAKKAMVFGQEVTLNNDDNKGKYKVDPTVVSRLYGDWIMPLTKLVQVEYLLRRLD; from the exons ATGGAGCTCGAGGTTGGGCTTGTTTCATTTACACCCGGAGGTGGAAATAAAGAAGTGCGTGGCCGCCGCGTGGGTCCTCCTCACTCCTCACGCCTTGCCCGTTCACACGCAAAATCCGCATATAATAAGAACAGTCAACCACCATTCCATCCTTCCATCCACAAAGCTCTTTTCCTGCGTTTTCTTACATCACCTCCTACCCTCCCTGACTCCTCCGCCACCACAAGTCCCCACCAAACTCCAAAGGTAAG CATGGCGAATGGTGTAACGCTTGAATCGGTTAGACAGTCTTTGATAAGACAAGAAGACACCATCATTTTCAGTCTCATAGAGAGGGCTCGTTTTCCCAGCAATTCTCCTACCTATAATGAATCTTACGTTTCCACTCCAACCTTTTCTGGTTCTTTGGTTCACTTTGTTGTTAAGGAAACAGAGGCCCTTCAAGCTAAG GCTGGAAGATATGCAAACCCTGAAGAGCATCCCTTCTTTCCAGATAATCTTCCGCCCTCGGTGGTGCCGCCTTACAACTTTACAGAG ATATTGCATCCTCCAGCTGCTTCGATTAACATAAACAAGGACATATGGGATATGTATTTTAAGAAACTTCTTCAGCTGTTTGCTGCACCGGGTGATGATGGCAATTATGCATCAACTGCAGCTAGCGACCTTGTGTGTTTACAG GCCCTCTCCAGAAGAATTCATTATGGAAAGTTAGTAGCCGAGGTAAAATTCAGGGAATCCCCTAAAGAATATGAGCCTGCAATTCGTGCTAAG GACAGAGATGCTCTGATGAAATTGTTGACATATGCGAGTGTAGAAGAGGCAGTAAAGAAGAGGGTTGCAAAGAAGGCCATGGTGTTTGGACAAGAAGTGACTCTGAATAATGATGACAACAAGGGAAAGTACAAGGTTGATCCAACAGTAGTTTCTCGCCTCTATGGGGATTGGATAATGCCTCTCACTAAACTTGTCCAAGTTGAGTACCTACTAAGACGCCTTGATT